In Exiguobacterium sibiricum 7-3, a genomic segment contains:
- a CDS encoding HD domain-containing protein, translating to MYQSLGQLKETKVFKDPVHRYIYVSDQLIWQLIGTKEFQRLRRIKQLGTSFLTFHGAEHTRFHHSLGVYEITRQLIDVFNGRADWDDQYRELTLVAALLHDVGHGPFSHAFENVFGVDHEEWTERIILGDTEIKQVLDQVGEGFAEEVASIINKTHPNQLLVTMISSQLDVDRMDYLLRDAHFAGVSYGKFDLERMLRVLRPAPNQMVVKQSGMHSIEDYIMRRYQMYWQVYLHPVTRSSDYLLKAILERAKELYTGDYEFAIDPIHLSPLFTQQMSLKNYLALDETIVYFYFQQWAEEKDVVLSDLARRFVDRKLFKYVDYPADKRARVHKKLCSLFEQIGLDPTYYLLEDKLSRLPYDLYGDNGEISKQPIMLQMKNGQMKEISQVSPLVQAIANSRQTDEKLFYPQEILHDLREFANEKMQIDQLLLGEEA from the coding sequence ATGTATCAGTCACTGGGGCAATTAAAAGAAACAAAGGTATTTAAGGATCCCGTTCATCGTTACATCTACGTCAGTGACCAATTGATCTGGCAATTGATCGGAACAAAGGAATTTCAACGCTTGCGCCGGATCAAACAACTCGGAACATCGTTTTTGACGTTCCATGGAGCCGAGCACACCCGTTTCCACCATTCGCTCGGCGTGTACGAGATTACGCGGCAGTTGATTGACGTCTTTAACGGTCGGGCTGACTGGGACGATCAGTACCGTGAATTGACACTGGTCGCGGCACTGCTGCACGACGTCGGACACGGACCATTTTCCCATGCCTTTGAGAATGTCTTTGGCGTTGATCACGAGGAATGGACGGAACGGATCATCTTGGGGGATACAGAAATCAAGCAGGTCCTCGATCAAGTCGGCGAAGGATTTGCAGAAGAAGTCGCGTCAATCATCAATAAAACCCATCCGAACCAATTGCTTGTGACGATGATCAGTTCCCAGCTCGATGTCGACCGGATGGACTACCTGTTGCGGGATGCCCATTTCGCCGGTGTCAGTTACGGGAAGTTTGACCTCGAACGGATGTTGCGTGTCCTGCGTCCGGCACCGAATCAGATGGTCGTCAAGCAGTCCGGCATGCACTCGATCGAAGATTACATCATGCGACGTTATCAGATGTACTGGCAAGTCTACCTCCATCCTGTCACGCGATCGAGTGATTATTTATTAAAAGCGATCCTTGAACGGGCCAAAGAACTGTATACGGGCGATTACGAATTTGCGATTGATCCGATTCATTTAAGTCCACTCTTTACACAACAGATGTCCTTAAAAAACTATTTGGCACTCGACGAGACAATCGTCTACTTCTACTTCCAACAGTGGGCGGAGGAGAAGGACGTGGTATTAAGCGATCTGGCACGTCGGTTCGTCGACCGGAAATTATTTAAATATGTCGATTACCCGGCCGATAAACGGGCGCGTGTTCATAAAAAACTCTGTTCATTATTTGAACAGATCGGTCTTGATCCGACCTATTATCTACTCGAAGACAAGCTCAGCCGCCTGCCGTATGACTTGTACGGGGACAATGGAGAAATCAGCAAACAACCGATTATGCTGCAGATGAAAAACGGTCAGATGAAAGAGATCTCGCAAGTCTCGCCCCTCGTTCAAGCGATTGCCAATTCGCGTCAGACGGACGAGAAGCTGTTTTATCCGCAGGAAATCCTGCATGACTTACGGGAATTTGCGAACGAGAAGATGCAAATCGATCAATTGTTACTTGGAGAAGAAGCGTGA
- a CDS encoding phosphotransferase family protein translates to MNKIIATILQRVGLEGETVIPLKGATSSHVFRAGDSVFRIHTNAAWLKQEPDLVAHEVFALQATGMLGPDVENYQLMWDGQIPPWIQMTHLPGDVRLKPLNRAYLRQLAKTLAAIHQLPVPEARYRYAPYVTKRTVPSWTVQTEVWQRAVAEPPATSQQIRFIHRDFHPVNVLYESVEKYNVVDWINACVGPIEADVAHCRLNLALLESMEAADQFLAEYIACSGFSYDRKWDLTAVFDFEPDTVDVYAGWKAYGKTNISQGNVRERMENIVLKVYENDESGY, encoded by the coding sequence GTGAACAAGATCATCGCAACGATTTTGCAACGTGTCGGATTGGAAGGGGAAACTGTTATCCCCTTAAAGGGTGCGACTTCCTCGCATGTGTTTCGAGCAGGAGATAGTGTCTTTCGAATCCATACAAATGCTGCCTGGCTGAAGCAGGAACCGGACCTCGTCGCGCACGAGGTCTTTGCGTTACAGGCGACTGGGATGTTAGGACCGGATGTCGAAAATTATCAATTGATGTGGGACGGTCAGATTCCGCCCTGGATTCAAATGACGCATTTACCGGGCGACGTCCGACTTAAGCCGTTAAATCGAGCGTATCTCAGACAATTGGCAAAAACGTTAGCCGCGATTCATCAACTGCCGGTTCCGGAAGCCCGGTATCGGTATGCACCATACGTGACGAAGCGAACAGTTCCTTCCTGGACAGTTCAAACAGAAGTCTGGCAACGGGCCGTGGCAGAACCACCGGCGACGAGTCAGCAAATTCGATTCATCCATCGTGATTTCCATCCAGTCAATGTGTTATACGAATCAGTTGAAAAGTATAACGTAGTTGATTGGATTAATGCCTGTGTCGGACCAATTGAAGCAGACGTCGCCCATTGCCGATTAAATTTGGCATTGCTTGAATCAATGGAGGCAGCAGATCAATTTTTAGCTGAATATATTGCCTGCAGTGGATTTTCGTACGATCGAAAATGGGATTTAACGGCTGTTTTTGATTTTGAACCGGACACCGTCGATGTTTATGCCGGTTGGAAAGCATATGGGAAGACGAACATCAGTCAGGGCAATGTTCGGGAACGGATGGAAAACATTGTATTGAAAGTTTATGAAAATGACGAAAGCGGTTACTAA
- a CDS encoding Bcr/CflA family multidrug efflux MFS transporter, translating to MTNASPIQTKRLTLILILGSLAALGPLSIDMYLPAFPDMSRSFGASASSIQLSLTACMLGMALGQIIVGPLSDVRGRKRPLILALFAYLLASLACAFAPTIEVLIALRFVQGAAGASGIVISRAIVRDLFEGPELTKFFAALSLVNGTAPILAPIIGGQILRFGDWRVVFYLLAILSTLMLIAVAFRLPETLPVHHRVEGNLKTTFQTFGRLLSDRTFIGYAFAQAFAMGAMFAYISGSPFVLQNIYGASPQQFSFLFGLNGIGIILAAQTAGRLAGRVDSQKMMRIALTVVALAGICLFLALTLSSSLILVMIPLFFVVSSVGMISTLGFTLAMQNYGSTAGSASALLGLLPMLVGSLVSPLVGVMGEDSALPMGLIIMTLDCLALLVYTLLIVRKKA from the coding sequence ATGACGAACGCCTCACCGATTCAAACCAAACGATTGACCTTAATCCTGATTTTAGGATCACTCGCTGCACTTGGTCCGCTTTCCATTGATATGTATTTACCGGCGTTTCCGGACATGTCCCGTTCTTTTGGTGCCAGTGCTTCCTCGATTCAGCTCAGCTTGACTGCCTGTATGCTCGGGATGGCACTTGGACAGATTATCGTCGGTCCGCTCAGTGACGTCCGGGGGCGAAAACGTCCTTTGATACTGGCCCTGTTTGCCTATTTACTGGCATCACTCGCCTGTGCCTTTGCACCGACGATTGAGGTTTTGATCGCTTTACGTTTTGTTCAGGGAGCAGCCGGTGCATCCGGAATCGTTATCTCGCGGGCCATCGTCCGGGATTTGTTTGAAGGACCAGAACTGACGAAGTTTTTTGCAGCGTTATCACTGGTCAACGGAACCGCACCGATTTTGGCGCCGATCATCGGTGGACAAATTTTACGGTTCGGCGACTGGCGCGTCGTGTTTTATCTGCTCGCCATCTTAAGTACGTTAATGCTGATTGCAGTCGCATTCCGGTTGCCGGAAACACTACCTGTCCATCACCGGGTCGAAGGGAATTTGAAGACGACATTTCAAACGTTTGGAAGGCTGTTATCGGACCGGACCTTCATCGGTTATGCTTTTGCCCAAGCGTTTGCCATGGGCGCGATGTTTGCGTATATTTCCGGATCCCCATTCGTGTTACAGAATATCTACGGCGCAAGTCCGCAGCAATTCAGTTTCTTATTTGGTCTGAACGGTATCGGGATCATTCTTGCTGCCCAAACAGCAGGACGGTTGGCAGGACGCGTCGATAGTCAAAAAATGATGCGGATTGCCTTGACGGTCGTCGCCTTAGCCGGGATCTGTCTGTTTCTTGCTCTGACTTTATCCAGCTCCCTGATTCTCGTCATGATTCCGTTGTTCTTCGTCGTTTCGAGTGTCGGTATGATTTCGACACTCGGTTTTACGCTCGCGATGCAAAACTACGGTTCAACGGCCGGAAGTGCCTCGGCATTGCTTGGTCTGTTGCCGATGCTTGTCGGCTCACTTGTGTCACCGCTTGTTGGTGTGATGGGGGAAGATTCGGCTTTGCCGATGGGGTTAATCATCATGACACTTGATTGTTTGGCTTTACTTGTCTATACCTTATTGATTGTGCGAAAAAAAGCATAA
- a CDS encoding lipoate--protein ligase family protein, whose product MGIELLKQEHYRIFDQTSLGNTFHATQSFAMDDTLCASVATEGAAIRSWVHHETVVLGIQDARLPHLDDGIDVLHARGFQPVIRNSGGLAVVLDAGVLNISLVLPERGGIDIDSGYEAMLALVRRMFAEETDAIVAGEVVGSYCPGSYDLSIAGKKFAGISQRRVRGGVAVQIYLCVKGSGSARAQLVRDFYVAALQGETTKFVYPTVVPETMASLEELLQRPLTVEDCLIRVYRSLMELGATLTPSVLSEVENERFGVNLGRMLDRNEKVLGE is encoded by the coding sequence ATGGGAATCGAACTCTTAAAACAAGAACATTATCGTATTTTTGATCAAACGTCACTCGGAAACACCTTTCATGCCACACAATCGTTTGCGATGGACGATACATTGTGCGCCTCCGTCGCTACAGAAGGTGCCGCCATCCGCTCCTGGGTCCACCACGAAACGGTTGTCCTCGGTATTCAGGATGCGCGTCTCCCTCACCTCGATGACGGCATCGACGTCTTACACGCCCGTGGTTTTCAACCGGTCATCCGCAATTCCGGCGGTCTTGCCGTCGTGCTCGATGCCGGTGTCCTGAACATCTCGCTTGTGCTTCCGGAACGCGGCGGAATCGATATCGACAGCGGTTATGAAGCGATGCTCGCCCTTGTCCGTCGCATGTTCGCCGAAGAAACGGATGCCATCGTCGCCGGCGAAGTCGTCGGATCATATTGCCCCGGATCGTATGATTTATCGATTGCCGGCAAAAAGTTCGCCGGGATTTCACAGCGGCGTGTCCGTGGAGGCGTCGCGGTTCAAATTTATCTCTGCGTGAAGGGCAGTGGCAGTGCCCGGGCGCAACTTGTCCGTGATTTTTATGTTGCCGCCCTTCAAGGAGAAACGACGAAGTTCGTCTATCCGACAGTCGTTCCGGAAACAATGGCGTCTTTGGAAGAACTGTTGCAACGTCCTTTGACGGTCGAAGACTGCTTGATACGTGTTTATCGCTCCTTGATGGAACTTGGCGCCACACTCACACCGTCCGTCTTGAGCGAGGTCGAAAACGAACGCTTCGGTGTAAACCTGGGTCGGATGTTGGATCGAAATGAAAAAGTCCTAGGTGAATAA
- a CDS encoding NfeD family protein codes for MDVSTLYLYALAAAACGVLLSVIFSDLIPGIDQIFHPTLILSFVILTSAFGFGLEHLTSLGSLVVLLISAGISLILTSLLHLFIFVPLAKAEQSISFSEQTLEGRSALVITPIPENGYGEILVDDVSGRIAKSAVLFEGPALEQGTKVIIIEIKQGVAHVMTYPTRWKEEMFS; via the coding sequence ATGGACGTTAGTACGCTTTATCTGTATGCCCTTGCCGCCGCAGCCTGTGGTGTTTTATTGTCTGTTATTTTTTCAGACTTGATTCCCGGCATCGATCAAATCTTTCATCCGACGTTAATCCTATCCTTTGTTATTTTGACATCTGCTTTTGGATTTGGACTGGAACACCTGACGTCGCTCGGTTCGCTTGTTGTTTTGCTGATCAGTGCCGGCATCAGTCTCATTTTGACGTCTTTACTGCACTTATTTATTTTTGTTCCGCTTGCTAAAGCAGAGCAGTCAATCAGTTTTTCGGAACAGACACTCGAAGGACGCAGTGCTCTCGTCATCACCCCGATTCCTGAAAACGGGTACGGCGAAATTCTCGTCGACGATGTCTCGGGACGAATTGCCAAATCTGCTGTTCTTTTTGAAGGGCCGGCGTTAGAACAAGGAACAAAAGTCATTATCATTGAAATTAAACAAGGCGTGGCCCATGTCATGACCTATCCCACAAGGTGGAAAGAGGAGATGTTTTCATGA
- a CDS encoding DegV family protein, which yields MVRFITDSGADAPKELLDAYGFTVMPFGVLIDEETFFDGESISPVELYEKMRNGAAPKTFQVEVSRMVEVFTEHFKQGEPFLYLAFSSELSGTYQTATMLAAELAETYPDVPYAIINTKTASTGQGLFVLDVAAFAKTHSFEETKTYAEQKVNTIRHLFTVESLEYLMRGGRVSRASAFIGGLLSILPLLTVEDGKLIPKEKIRGQKKVMNRIVEWMEEARPAIDGHRIIIGHGDSIERAEQLKQLIEAQFSPSEILITVAGAAIGSHTGPGLLVIGYDLPT from the coding sequence ATGGTACGTTTTATTACAGACAGCGGTGCCGATGCACCCAAAGAATTACTCGATGCTTACGGCTTCACCGTCATGCCGTTCGGCGTGTTGATTGACGAAGAGACATTTTTCGACGGTGAATCGATTTCACCGGTCGAATTATATGAAAAAATGCGGAACGGGGCGGCACCAAAGACGTTTCAAGTAGAAGTGTCACGGATGGTCGAAGTCTTTACAGAACACTTTAAACAAGGTGAACCGTTCCTCTATCTGGCATTTTCCAGTGAATTGTCCGGAACGTATCAAACGGCAACGATGCTTGCAGCAGAGCTTGCTGAAACGTATCCGGATGTCCCATATGCCATCATCAACACAAAAACAGCCTCGACCGGTCAGGGACTGTTCGTGTTGGACGTCGCTGCATTTGCGAAAACCCATTCGTTTGAGGAAACAAAAACGTATGCCGAGCAAAAAGTAAATACTATTCGGCACTTGTTTACGGTCGAATCTTTGGAATACTTGATGCGCGGAGGCCGGGTTTCGCGGGCAAGTGCCTTTATCGGTGGCCTGCTGTCAATCCTGCCGCTCTTGACGGTCGAAGACGGGAAACTGATTCCAAAAGAAAAAATCCGCGGACAGAAAAAAGTAATGAACCGGATCGTCGAATGGATGGAAGAAGCACGTCCTGCCATTGACGGACACCGGATCATCATCGGTCACGGCGATTCAATCGAACGGGCGGAACAACTGAAACAGTTGATTGAAGCCCAGTTCTCACCGAGTGAAATCCTGATTACAGTCGCTGGAGCAGCGATCGGTTCGCACACCGGACCGGGACTGCTTGTCATCGGCTATGATTTGCCGACCTGA
- a CDS encoding flotillin family protein, which produces MNPIIIVAIIAGALILALIALFVTKYRTVGPEEALIVSGSYLGNSPTVNTDESGNRVKIIRGGGAFILPVFQQASPLSLLSSKLEVTTPEVYTEQGVPVMADGTAIIKIGSSISEIATAAEQFLGKSKEDREGEAREVLEGHLRSILGSMTVEEIYKNRDKFSQEVQRVASQDLAKMGLIIVSFTIKDVRDKNGYLESLGKPRIAQVRRDADIATADAEKETRIKRAEASKDAKKAELERATEIAEAEKENQLKMADYRREQDIAKAKADQAYDLENARAQQEVTEQQMQIKIIERQKQIELEEREILRREKQYDAEVKKRADADRYSIEQAAQADRAKQYAEADATKYRIEASAKADAERIRLDGLAKAEAERAQGETEADIIRLKGLAEAEAKEKIAQAFEQFGQAAILDMVVRMMPEYAKQVAAPLGNIDKITVVDTGSGEGGGANRVTGYATDLMASLQETLKASSGIDVKDLIENFSGKGTAKPLTVNLNQGEPVASGKPE; this is translated from the coding sequence ATGAACCCGATTATTATCGTGGCTATTATTGCCGGTGCGTTGATCTTAGCGCTGATTGCCTTATTCGTGACAAAGTACCGCACAGTTGGACCGGAGGAAGCGTTAATCGTTTCCGGAAGTTATCTTGGAAATAGTCCGACCGTCAACACCGATGAATCCGGCAATCGGGTCAAAATCATTCGCGGTGGCGGAGCATTCATCTTACCGGTCTTTCAACAAGCATCCCCGCTCAGCCTGCTGTCAAGCAAGCTCGAAGTAACGACACCGGAAGTCTATACGGAGCAAGGTGTTCCGGTCATGGCAGACGGGACAGCCATCATCAAAATCGGCAGCTCGATTTCCGAAATCGCAACGGCAGCCGAACAATTCCTTGGTAAATCAAAGGAAGACCGGGAAGGCGAAGCACGTGAAGTACTCGAAGGTCACTTGCGGTCGATCCTCGGTTCGATGACGGTCGAAGAGATTTATAAGAACCGGGATAAATTCTCGCAAGAAGTGCAACGGGTCGCCTCGCAGGATTTAGCGAAAATGGGACTGATCATCGTATCGTTTACAATCAAAGACGTACGCGATAAGAACGGTTACCTCGAATCACTCGGAAAACCGCGGATTGCCCAGGTCCGCCGGGATGCTGATATCGCAACAGCCGATGCAGAAAAAGAAACACGAATCAAACGGGCGGAAGCGTCAAAAGATGCGAAAAAAGCTGAACTTGAACGGGCGACGGAAATTGCGGAAGCGGAAAAAGAAAATCAGCTGAAGATGGCTGATTACCGCCGTGAACAGGATATCGCGAAAGCGAAAGCCGACCAGGCGTATGATCTTGAAAATGCACGCGCTCAGCAGGAAGTTACGGAACAACAGATGCAAATTAAAATCATCGAACGTCAGAAACAAATCGAGCTTGAAGAACGTGAGATTCTCCGTCGTGAGAAACAATACGATGCGGAAGTCAAAAAACGGGCGGACGCCGACCGTTATTCGATTGAGCAGGCGGCCCAAGCCGATCGTGCGAAACAATATGCGGAAGCCGATGCGACGAAGTACCGGATTGAAGCCTCTGCGAAAGCCGACGCCGAACGGATTCGTCTCGATGGTTTGGCGAAAGCGGAAGCCGAACGGGCGCAAGGGGAGACGGAAGCGGATATCATCCGTCTGAAAGGTCTCGCGGAAGCGGAAGCCAAAGAAAAAATCGCTCAGGCGTTCGAACAGTTCGGACAAGCGGCAATCCTCGACATGGTCGTCCGGATGATGCCGGAATATGCGAAACAGGTCGCAGCACCACTCGGCAACATCGACAAGATTACGGTCGTGGACACGGGAAGCGGTGAGGGCGGCGGTGCAAACCGGGTGACCGGATACGCAACCGACTTGATGGCTTCGTTGCAGGAGACGCTTAAAGCGTCATCCGGTATCGATGTCAAAGACTTGATTGAAAACTTCTCGGGTAAAGGAACGGCGAAACCATTGACGGTCAACTTGAATCAAGGAGAACCGGTAGCGTCTGGCAAACCTGAATGA